One segment of Spirochaetota bacterium DNA contains the following:
- a CDS encoding Zn-ribbon domain-containing OB-fold protein: MEDIFKGIEPQVYKSQIGVPYQWWAGETASKFFIALRDEHKILGNQCPQCGKVFCPPKKTCPYCYIDTKEWKEVGPKGKVVTYTVVYRQLAALKKNVPVAFGLIQLDGADNAMLHYIGDTDPKNIKIGMEVEAVFAEEKKASIEAILHFRPVK; the protein is encoded by the coding sequence ATGGAAGATATATTCAAGGGAATTGAACCACAGGTCTATAAAAGCCAGATAGGTGTTCCCTATCAGTGGTGGGCTGGTGAAACTGCATCAAAGTTTTTTATAGCATTACGTGATGAGCATAAAATACTGGGCAACCAATGTCCACAGTGTGGTAAGGTATTTTGCCCGCCAAAGAAAACTTGCCCATACTGTTATATTGACACAAAAGAGTGGAAAGAAGTGGGACCAAAAGGGAAGGTTGTTACCTATACAGTAGTATATAGACAGCTAGCAGCTTTGAAAAAAAATGTCCCTGTAGCATTTGGTCTTATACAGCTTGATGGTGCTGACAATGCAATGCTTCATTATATTGGGGATACAGATCCAAAAAACATTAAAATTGGTATGGAAGTTGAAGCAGTCTTTGCTGAAGAAAAAAAAGCATCAATTGAAGCAATTTTGCATTTCAGGCCAGTAAAATAG
- a CDS encoding thiolase family protein, with product MSKRRVAIVGTGQTYHKSHRPDVNGRELIHEAVTRALEDADLSIKNIDAIIIGNMDHFEGINYVDCWSIDGSGGYQKPVIKLTTGGTTGSTLAIGGYHFVASGMFDKVLIIGWEKNSESDTTGAITTAFDPVWDRLVFAGAISGLAAEAQAYMAKYGATDRDGARVSVRDRKHACNNPYAQLRKEVTLEEVLASPMLADPIHLLDVCPRTDGACAVIMASEEYAEKITSTPDWIWATANRHKYTYLGDVNWGELDSMAEASRELFKKCGITEPRKQIDVIEMYQPYSFAGIIWIEDMGIVPRGKGAEYIWSGATDMGGELPINPSGGVIACNPIGATGLIRCAEAALQVMGKAEGRQVPDVNFAVSTGFGGCMWTDMILHGRKKPNL from the coding sequence ATGTCAAAACGAAGAGTTGCAATAGTTGGTACAGGCCAAACATACCACAAAAGCCATAGGCCTGATGTTAACGGGAGGGAGTTAATTCATGAAGCGGTTACCCGTGCCTTAGAAGATGCTGATCTTTCAATAAAGAATATCGATGCCATAATAATTGGCAATATGGACCACTTTGAAGGCATTAACTATGTTGATTGTTGGAGTATAGATGGCTCGGGGGGCTATCAAAAACCTGTTATTAAGCTTACCACTGGGGGCACAACGGGCAGTACTCTTGCAATAGGTGGTTATCATTTTGTTGCCTCGGGGATGTTTGACAAAGTATTAATCATAGGTTGGGAAAAGAACTCTGAATCCGACACTACAGGTGCTATCACTACCGCATTTGACCCAGTATGGGACAGACTTGTGTTTGCAGGAGCTATCTCCGGACTTGCTGCAGAAGCGCAAGCATATATGGCAAAATATGGTGCTACCGACAGAGATGGTGCACGAGTATCGGTGCGTGACCGTAAACATGCGTGCAACAATCCATATGCTCAGCTGCGCAAAGAAGTTACTCTGGAAGAGGTGCTGGCTTCACCAATGCTGGCAGATCCAATTCATCTCCTTGATGTATGCCCTCGCACAGATGGAGCATGTGCAGTGATCATGGCAAGCGAAGAGTATGCAGAAAAAATAACATCAACTCCCGACTGGATATGGGCAACAGCTAATCGTCATAAATATACGTATTTAGGTGATGTCAACTGGGGTGAGCTTGACAGTATGGCAGAGGCGTCTAGAGAGCTTTTTAAAAAGTGTGGTATTACTGAACCACGCAAGCAAATTGATGTAATAGAAATGTATCAGCCGTATTCATTCGCTGGCATAATCTGGATAGAAGATATGGGAATAGTCCCACGCGGTAAAGGTGCTGAATATATATGGAGCGGGGCAACCGATATGGGAGGGGAACTTCCCATAAATCCTTCAGGTGGAGTAATTGCATGCAATCCTATAGGTGCCACCGGCTTAATACGCTGTGCAGAGGCTGCCTTACAGGTTATGGGTAAAGCTGAAGGCAGGCAGGTGCCCGATGTAAACTTTGCAGTGAGCACCGGTTTTGGTGGCTGTATGTGGACAGATATGATTCTGCATGGCAGGAAAAAACCCAATCTGTAG
- a CDS encoding Zn-ribbon domain-containing OB-fold protein, producing MENIEYIIIESGKAVQPFNYSVGMYGSKFFYELKNNRKFLGVRCPKCKKVYVPPRRVCGDCYVEMKEFVEVGPKGTIGTFTILRFAFIDPETGTQKPIPYGYGFIKLDGADTLFQHYIDVHDESKIKIGARVEPVFSEEKKGTIKDILYFRVID from the coding sequence ATGGAAAATATAGAGTACATAATTATCGAATCGGGTAAAGCAGTACAACCTTTCAACTATTCTGTAGGCATGTATGGCAGTAAGTTTTTTTATGAACTCAAGAATAACAGAAAATTTTTAGGTGTGCGGTGCCCAAAATGTAAAAAGGTATATGTTCCACCGCGCAGGGTGTGTGGAGACTGTTATGTGGAGATGAAAGAATTTGTTGAAGTTGGTCCAAAAGGAACAATAGGTACGTTTACCATTTTACGATTTGCTTTTATTGACCCTGAAACCGGTACTCAGAAACCAATACCATATGGATACGGATTTATCAAACTTGATGGAGCGGATACATTATTCCAGCACTACATTGATGTTCATGACGAATCAAAAATAAAGATAGGCGCACGGGTGGAGCCAGTCTTTTCAGAAGAAAAGAAAGGCACAATAAAAGATATACTTTATTTCAGAGTTATTGATTAG
- a CDS encoding SpoIIE family protein phosphatase, whose protein sequence is MSIIELHSDVRAVIAEGTFAMLLITGTDKVRSGYGNGDSLLVDLEHRVFAIADATERFPHASRVLLSNVVDGLHTIPQCNEEWSHYLNGIYARQEYHMKSTLSLIALKEQENTTQAFIAHGGDSSLKIYDRHTKREQYSTKVNMNFAGRSKTLQKVESVNLYGQSRVVIYSDGFNDVIKHCGLQIENLITVSFMEMITHIVDKVVKLEHKEYDDISLLLFDIPEIYTVHSKGILMGGTTRLQEQSIKESISIHDYNSLIQ, encoded by the coding sequence ATGAGTATTATTGAATTACACAGTGATGTGAGGGCGGTGATAGCAGAGGGCACTTTTGCCATGCTGCTTATCACCGGCACTGATAAAGTGCGCAGTGGATATGGTAATGGCGATAGTTTGCTAGTAGACTTAGAACATAGGGTGTTTGCAATTGCCGATGCAACTGAGCGCTTCCCTCACGCATCACGAGTATTGCTTTCTAATGTTGTTGATGGTTTACATACGATTCCTCAATGTAATGAAGAGTGGTCACACTATTTGAATGGCATCTATGCCAGGCAGGAATATCATATGAAATCGACGTTGAGTCTGATAGCACTGAAGGAACAGGAAAATACAACACAGGCATTTATTGCGCATGGGGGCGATAGCTCATTGAAAATTTATGACAGGCATACCAAAAGAGAGCAGTATAGCACAAAAGTGAATATGAATTTTGCAGGAAGAAGTAAAACTCTTCAAAAGGTTGAAAGTGTGAATTTGTATGGACAATCACGCGTTGTGATATACAGCGATGGTTTCAATGATGTTATAAAACATTGTGGTCTTCAGATTGAAAATTTAATTACTGTTTCATTCATGGAAATGATTACACATATAGTTGATAAAGTCGTTAAACTGGAACATAAAGAGTATGATGATATCAGCCTGTTGCTATTTGATATTCCTGAGATCTACACAGTACATTCAAAAGGAATATTAATGGGTGGAACAACACGATTGCAGGAACAGAGCATCAAAGAATCAATTAGCATACATGATTATAATTCATTAATACAATAA
- a CDS encoding thiolase family protein gives MEAAIIGIGMTPIEKKKVDATYADMAWEAVNKALQDAGISIEDIDNVITTSSDFWDGRTISCMAVGDASGVRNKNCSAVEGDGTFGAAYALARTLSGDYKTTLVTGHSKGSESVSSLITNAIFDPIYERGLGMDMISACAMQARAYMHTTGTTPEQLALVSCKNHKNAKDNPYAQLPMDISVNDVLNSEMIADPLHKLDCSPVSDGCCAIIIATADFVKKIKATPVWIKGVAFCSDAYFMGDRDLSKAIALENAAKKAYAMAGIKNPSKEINVAEVYDAFTYQELMWIEGLGLAEYGKAGTMLEKGVFDKDGKLPVNPSGGLLSGHPVIAAGLYRIAEVVLQLRGQADKRQVAAKRGIAHGVNGLCGQSHCVWVLDIER, from the coding sequence ATGGAAGCGGCAATAATTGGTATTGGGATGACACCCATTGAAAAAAAGAAAGTAGATGCAACGTATGCTGACATGGCTTGGGAAGCTGTCAATAAAGCCTTACAGGATGCGGGCATTTCTATTGAGGATATCGATAATGTGATTACAACTTCAAGTGATTTCTGGGATGGAAGAACCATATCATGTATGGCTGTAGGAGATGCAAGCGGAGTGAGGAATAAAAATTGTTCTGCTGTTGAAGGTGATGGAACATTTGGTGCAGCGTATGCATTAGCACGTACTCTGTCAGGTGATTATAAAACAACACTGGTAACCGGTCATAGTAAGGGTTCTGAAAGCGTTTCAAGTCTTATAACCAATGCAATATTTGACCCAATATATGAGCGTGGCCTTGGAATGGACATGATATCAGCATGTGCAATGCAAGCAAGAGCATATATGCATACTACAGGCACTACCCCGGAACAATTAGCACTAGTATCGTGTAAAAATCATAAAAATGCTAAAGATAATCCGTATGCACAGCTGCCAATGGACATATCAGTTAATGATGTATTAAATTCGGAAATGATTGCTGACCCACTGCATAAACTGGATTGCTCGCCTGTTTCGGATGGATGTTGTGCAATCATCATAGCTACTGCGGATTTTGTGAAAAAGATTAAAGCCACACCAGTATGGATTAAGGGTGTGGCATTTTGTAGTGATGCATACTTTATGGGTGACAGGGATCTATCAAAAGCTATAGCATTGGAAAATGCAGCAAAAAAAGCGTACGCAATGGCAGGAATTAAAAATCCATCAAAAGAAATTAATGTGGCAGAAGTATATGATGCGTTCACATATCAGGAACTGATGTGGATTGAGGGACTGGGATTAGCAGAATACGGCAAAGCAGGTACTATGCTTGAAAAAGGCGTATTTGACAAAGATGGCAAACTGCCAGTCAATCCTTCTGGAGGGTTGTTAAGCGGACATCCAGTAATTGCGGCAGGATTGTACCGTATTGCTGAAGTTGTTTTGCAGCTTCGCGGCCAGGCAGATAAAAGGCAGGTTGCTGCAAAACGTGGTATTGCCCATGGAGTCAATGGACTATGCGGTCAGTCTCATTGCGTATGGGTTCTTGATATAGAGCGATAG